A section of the Fusarium falciforme chromosome 8, complete sequence genome encodes:
- a CDS encoding Eukaryotic translation initiation factor 3 subunit H, which translates to MGDAPKDAPFQAVQVEALVIMKIAKHCSSAFPSIATGSIVGMDRDELLEITNTFPFPTVDPATTDGHQNDASALAAAAPRQKANIAYQNEMIRHLKEVNVDANNVGWYTSATMGNFVNLSFIENQFHYQKDNENTVALVYDASKSSQGNLTLRAFRLTPAFMNAYKENKFTTENLQKTKLSFKDILAEVPINVHNSHLLTTFLHQIPSAPVSGDIEQPSSLADLERDGVKPPLYPSIDTLDLAIDPFLEKTCDLLLESIESHYTDLNNFQFYQRQLGREQAKITQWQTKRKAENAQRAAAKQSLLPEDEWQRLFKLPQEPSRLEGMLNAKQVEQYSKQVDGFTANVSAKMFAVRENLLPK; encoded by the exons ATGGGTGACGCTCCCAAAGATGCGCCTTTCCAGGCCGTCCAGGTCGAGGCTCTG GTCATCATGAAGATTGCCAAGCActgctcctcggccttcCCTTCTATCGCCACCGGCTCGATCGTGGGTATGGACCGGGACGAGCTTCTGGAGATCACCAACACGTTCCCTTTCCCGACCGTCGACCCCGCTACCACCGATGGCCACCAGAACGACGCCTCGGCACTcgccgctgctgctcccCGACAGAAGGCCAACATCGCCTACCAGAACGAGATGATCCGACACCTTAAGGAGGTCAACGTGGATGCGAACAACGTCGGCTGGTACACGAGCGCGACCATGGGCAACTTTGTCAACCTGAGCTTCATCGAGAACCAGTTCCACTACCAGAAGGACAACGAGAACACCGTCGCCCTCGTCTACGACGCCAGCAAGAGCTCCCAGGGCAACCTGACCCTGCGGGCGTTCCGCCTCACCCCCGCGTTCATGAACGCTTACAAGGAGAACAAGTTCACCACCGAGAA CCTGCAAAAGACCAAGCTCTCCTTCAAGGACATCCTCGCCGAGGTCCCCATCAACGTCCACAACTCGCACCTCCTCACCACCTTCCTCCACCAGATCCCCTCCGCTCCCGTCAGCGGCGATATTGAGCAGCCTTCGTCGCTCGCCGACCTCGAGCGGGACGGTGTCAAGCCCCCGCTGTACCCCTCCATCGATACTCTCGACCTTGCGATCGACCCCTTCCTCGAGAAGACCTGCGATCTCCTGCTCGAGAGCATCGAGTCGCACTACACCGACCTCAACAACTTCCAGTTCTACCAGCGACAGCTCGGCCGTGAGCAGGCCAAGATCACACAATGGCAGACCAAGCGCAAGGCTGAGAACGCCCAGCGGGCCGCGGCCAAGCAGTCTCTCCTGCCCGAGGATGAGTGGCAGCGGCTGTTCAAGCTTCCCCAGGAGCCCAGCCGGCTGGAGGGTATGCTGAACGCGAAGCAGGTGGAGCAGTACAGCAAGCAGGTGGACGGCTTCACGGCCAACGTCAGTGCCAAGATGTTTGCGGTGAGGGAGAACCTGTTGCCGAAATAG
- a CDS encoding Adenosylhomocysteinase, which translates to MSAPAHKFKVADLSLAAFGRKEIELAENEMPGLMQTRAKYAADQPLAGARIAGCLHMTIQTAVLIETLTALGAEVTWTSCNIFSTQDHAAAAIAAAGVPVFAWKGETEEEYNWCLEQQLLAFKDDKKLNLILDDGGDLTTLVHNKYPEMLKDCYGVSEETTTGVHHLYRMLKESKLLVPAINVNDSVTKSKFDNLYGCRESLVDGIKRATDVMIAGKVAVVAGFGDVGKGCAMALHGMGARVLVTEIDPINALQAAMAGYQVTTMEKAAKIGQIFVTTTGCRDILTGAHFEAMPNDAIVCNIGHFDIEIDVAWLKANATSVQNIKPQVDRFLMPSGRHIILLAEGRLVNLGCATGHSSFVMSCSFTNQVLAQIMLFKASDKAWGEKYVEFAKTGKLDVGVYVLPKILDEEVARLHLDHCQAELSTLTQVQADYLGLTREGPFKADIYRY; encoded by the exons ATGTCTGCCCCCGCCCACAAGTTCAAGGTCGCTGACCTCTCCCTGGCCGCCTTTGGCCGCAAGGAGATCGAGCTCGCTGAGAACGAGATGCCCGGTCTCATGCAGACCCGAGCCAAGTACGCTGCCGACCAGCCTCTCGCCGGTGCCCGCATTGCTGGCTGCCTCCACATGACCATCCAGACCGCCGTCCTCATCGAGACCCTGACTGCTCTTGGTGCCGAGGTCACCTGGACCAGCTGCAACATCTTCAGCACCCAGGACCACGCCGCTGCCGCTATTGCCGCCGCCGGTGTCCCCGTCTTCGCCTGGAAGGGTGAGACCGAGGAGGAGTACAACTGGTGCCTCGAGCAGCAGCTCCTTGCCTTCAAGgatgacaagaagctcaacctcatcctcgatGACGGTGGTGACCTGACCACCCTCGTCCACAACAAGTACCCTGAGATGCTCAAGGACTGCTACGGTGTCTCCGAGGAGACCACCACCGGTGTCCACCACCTCTACCGCATGCTCAAGGAGAGCAAGCTCCTCGTCCCCGCCATCAACGTCAACGACTCCGtcaccaagtccaagttcGACAACCTCTACGGCTGCCGTGAGTCCCTTGTCGACGGTATCAAGCGTGCCACCGATGTCATGATTGCTGGCAAGgtcgctgttgttgctggttTCGGTGATGTCGGCAAGGGCTGCGCCATGGCCCTCCACGGCATGGGTGCCCGCGTCCTCGTCACTGAGATTGATCCCATCAACGCCCTCCAGGCCGCCATGGCCGGCTACCAAGTCACCACCATggagaaggctgccaagattGGTCAGATCTTCGTCACCACCACTGGCTGCCGTGACATTCTCACTGGTGCTCACTTCGAGGCCATGCCCAACGACGCCATCGTCTGCA ATATTGGCCACTTCGATATCGAGATTGACGTTGCCTGGCTCAAGGCCAACGCCACCTCCGTCCAGAACATCAAGCCCCAGGTTGACCGCTTCCTCATGCCCAGCGGCCGCcacatcatcctcctcgccgagggCCGTCTGGTCAACCTTGGCTGTGCCACCGGCCACTCCTCTTTCGTCATGTCCTGCTCTTTCACCAACCAGGTCCTTGCCCAGATCATGCTGTTCAAGGCCAGCGACAAGGCCTGGGGTGAGAAGTACGTTGAGTTCGCCAAGACCGGCAAGCTCGACGTCGGCGTCTACGTCCTCCCCAAGATCCTCGATGAGGAGGTTGCCCGTCTCCACCTGGACCACTGCCAGGCTGAGCTCAGCACCCTCACCCAGGTCCAGGCTGATTACCTCGGCCTGACCCGCGAGGGCCCCTTCAAGGCCGACATCTACCGCTACTAA